CCCGTCGGCAAGCTCAAACTCCAAGCGCGGCTCAATCCGGGCGCGATGCCCGACGTGGTGAACATGCCGGCGAATCTCGGACACACCGCCTCTGGGCGCTGGGCCGAGGGGATCGGGGTGAATCCGCTGCAGCTCACCGCGCCGGAGTACGACTATCTCGCGGGGCTCAGCGCCCCCGGGGCGACACGCGTGAAAGTGTACAAGGCTTGAGGCGAAGACTATGCCGCGTTGGGGAATGGTAATTGATCTGGACAAGTGTACGGGATGTCAGGCCTGCACGGTGGCGTGCAAGGTCGAAAACAACGTCCCCTTTGCCGAACCGAAAGAGGCGGCGAAGGGACGGGTGATCTCCTGGATGGAAGTGATGACCACCATCGAAGGAGAGTACCCCAATGTGCGCACCCGCTATCTGCCGCGGCCCTGCATGCAGTGCGACAATCCCCCGTGCACCAAAGTGTGCCCCGTCCGGGCCACGTACAAGAACCCCGAAGGGTTGGTCGCGCAGATCTATCCACGCTGTATCGGGTGCCGCTATTGCACCAACAACTGTCCGTACACGGTGAAGTACTTCAACTGGTACCGGCCGTCGTGGCCGCCGGAGATGGAACAGTGCCTAAGCCCCGACGTGGCGATCCGCCCGAAAGGCGTGGTGGAAAAGTGCACGTTCTGTCACCACCGGCTGCAGCGGGCGCGAGAAGAGGCGCGTGCCGAGAGCAGAGAGCTGCGAGAAGGGGACTATATGCCGGCCTGTGTTGAGAGCTGTCCCAGTTCAGCGATGTATTTCGGCGACTTGGACGATCCGAGCAGCACGGTTGCGCGTCAGGCGCAGAGTGCCCGCGCCTTCCGGCTCATGGAAGAGCTGGGCACGGAACCGAAAGTGTACTACCTGCGGGAAGGGGAATGGTATGGCGGCGCCAAAGGTTAACCACGACGAGGACGCCATC
This genomic interval from Candidatus Binatia bacterium contains the following:
- a CDS encoding 4Fe-4S dicluster domain-containing protein is translated as MPRWGMVIDLDKCTGCQACTVACKVENNVPFAEPKEAAKGRVISWMEVMTTIEGEYPNVRTRYLPRPCMQCDNPPCTKVCPVRATYKNPEGLVAQIYPRCIGCRYCTNNCPYTVKYFNWYRPSWPPEMEQCLSPDVAIRPKGVVEKCTFCHHRLQRAREEARAESRELREGDYMPACVESCPSSAMYFGDLDDPSSTVARQAQSARAFRLMEELGTEPKVYYLREGEWYGGAKG